The Terriglobales bacterium genome window below encodes:
- the lgt gene encoding prolipoprotein diacylglyceryl transferase, giving the protein MHPTLFHIGHFAPPTYGLLVALGVLTGLIVTVKLARSQNLNPDYAWNLGVLVVLAAIVGAKVLLIINDFNWYMKHPADIFSLSMLQAGGVFYGGVLAAIATAIYYIRKHNMPVLRTCDTFAPGLALGHAIGRIGCFSAGCCYGKHTDAWWGVTFTNALANQISGTPLNVPLVPTQLIESVVELLNFFILLLLIRNKKFEGQVIGSYLFLYGVARYFIEFVRDDPERGSMFGGAMTGTQFISICLVIAGGILWMKRTKAPASNLSAVAQR; this is encoded by the coding sequence GTGCACCCAACCCTCTTTCATATCGGACATTTCGCTCCTCCAACCTACGGACTTCTTGTCGCACTCGGTGTACTTACCGGGCTGATCGTCACGGTCAAGCTCGCAAGGTCGCAGAACCTCAATCCCGACTACGCCTGGAACCTCGGCGTGCTGGTGGTGCTGGCTGCCATCGTTGGTGCCAAGGTGTTGCTGATCATCAACGATTTCAACTGGTACATGAAGCACCCGGCAGACATCTTCAGCCTCTCGATGCTGCAGGCGGGCGGAGTGTTCTACGGTGGCGTGCTGGCCGCGATCGCAACCGCCATCTACTACATCCGCAAGCACAACATGCCCGTGCTTCGCACATGCGATACCTTCGCGCCCGGACTGGCGCTCGGCCACGCCATTGGCCGCATCGGTTGCTTTTCCGCGGGGTGCTGCTACGGCAAGCACACGGATGCATGGTGGGGGGTGACGTTCACGAACGCACTGGCGAACCAGATCAGCGGAACTCCACTGAACGTCCCGCTGGTGCCCACGCAGTTGATCGAGTCCGTGGTTGAACTCCTGAACTTCTTCATCCTCCTGCTGCTGATCCGCAACAAGAAGTTCGAAGGCCAGGTGATCGGCTCGTACCTGTTTCTCTACGGAGTAGCGCGGTACTTCATCGAATTCGTCCGCGATGATCCCGAGCGCGGATCGATGTTCGGCGGCGCTATGACCGGCACGCAGTTCATCTCCATCTGCCTGGTGATTGCCGGCGGCATTCTCTGGATGAAGCGGACGAAAGCTCCGGCATCCAATCTCTCCGCGGTCGCACAGCGCTAG
- a CDS encoding amidohydrolase family protein codes for MFIRVASVLLTLLASAAAQTVLHCGSVLDVKSGQYQRNAYIAVDGEKIASVGASAPKGASVVELGNLTCLPGLIDAHTHVLLQGDITAEDYDVQLLKWSQAYRTILGTVAARRALEYGFTTIRDLETEGAMYADVDIKKAINQGFIPGPRMQVATRSLNVTGAYPLLGYSPDIQVPHGVQVVDGPDEARKAVREQISYGADWIKVYSDRSYFLRPDGVLDDVPTFTMEELRAIVDETHRQRRKVSSHASALRGVHNSVEAGVDTIEHGQYIAPEDLKAMVAKGIYYVPTLYVGEYVAEGRAKAGAKVWLDMVKIHADTFKRALDSGVKIAFGTDAGGFDWKINPAIEFPLMVKYGMTPLQAIRSATTVASELMGMQDQVGTIEAGKLADIVAVPGDPLNDIAALQKVSFVMKGGQVFKKP; via the coding sequence ATGTTCATCCGCGTTGCCTCAGTCCTTCTGACACTCCTGGCATCTGCCGCGGCCCAAACCGTCCTGCACTGTGGCTCGGTTCTCGACGTCAAATCGGGGCAGTATCAGCGAAATGCCTACATCGCCGTGGACGGGGAGAAGATCGCCTCGGTCGGCGCCTCTGCCCCAAAGGGAGCCAGCGTCGTCGAACTTGGCAATCTCACCTGCCTTCCCGGGTTGATCGATGCGCACACCCACGTTCTACTTCAGGGCGACATCACGGCCGAAGATTATGACGTCCAACTCCTGAAGTGGTCGCAGGCGTATCGAACGATTCTGGGCACCGTGGCAGCACGGCGAGCGCTCGAGTACGGATTTACCACCATCCGGGACCTGGAAACCGAAGGTGCGATGTACGCGGACGTGGACATCAAAAAGGCCATCAATCAGGGTTTCATACCCGGCCCACGGATGCAGGTAGCGACGCGTTCGCTGAACGTAACCGGAGCGTATCCGCTCCTGGGCTACTCGCCCGATATCCAGGTTCCGCATGGAGTGCAGGTGGTGGATGGGCCGGATGAAGCCCGCAAGGCGGTTCGCGAGCAGATCAGCTACGGCGCTGACTGGATCAAGGTCTACTCCGACCGCAGCTACTTCCTGCGGCCGGATGGAGTGCTGGACGACGTTCCTACCTTCACTATGGAGGAACTCCGGGCCATCGTGGACGAAACCCATCGGCAACGCCGGAAGGTGTCTTCGCATGCATCGGCACTTCGAGGCGTTCATAACTCAGTTGAGGCGGGCGTGGACACCATTGAGCACGGGCAGTACATCGCGCCGGAGGACTTGAAGGCGATGGTGGCGAAGGGGATCTACTACGTGCCGACGCTGTACGTCGGAGAATATGTGGCGGAGGGCCGAGCGAAGGCAGGAGCGAAGGTGTGGCTCGACATGGTGAAGATCCATGCCGATACGTTCAAGCGAGCCCTCGATTCAGGTGTGAAGATCGCCTTCGGTACCGATGCCGGCGGCTTCGATTGGAAGATCAATCCGGCGATCGAGTTCCCGCTGATGGTGAAGTATGGCATGACGCCGCTACAGGCAATCCGCTCGGCAACGACGGTCGCTTCGGAATTGATGGGCATGCAGGATCAAGTAGGGACGATTGAAGCCGGAAAGTTGGCTGACATTGTTGCGGTCCCAGGTGATCCCCTGAACGACATCGCCGCACTGCAGAAGGTGAGCTTCGTCATGAAGGGTGGACAGGTATTCAAAAAGCCTTGA
- a CDS encoding cyclic nucleotide-binding domain-containing protein, giving the protein MPSSGSASVFGGDGGSSAASLLEFIRQAGVSLSVPAGAVLFQENEPCRGAYYVDSGELELAIFSGDRKLLLGVAHAGQLMGLPSVLANSPHQHTATAISDCRILLVDSETMRNHLQAHAESCLFTIQQLGAELLDLSANTILPLRLQPRYPKH; this is encoded by the coding sequence GTGCCAAGTTCCGGCTCAGCTTCGGTTTTCGGAGGCGATGGTGGCTCCAGCGCCGCTTCGCTGCTGGAGTTTATCCGCCAGGCGGGCGTGTCACTTTCGGTGCCTGCGGGTGCGGTCCTCTTCCAGGAAAATGAGCCTTGCCGTGGAGCCTATTACGTCGATTCGGGTGAACTGGAACTGGCGATCTTCTCAGGCGACCGAAAGCTGCTGCTGGGAGTAGCCCACGCCGGACAGTTGATGGGCCTGCCTTCTGTCCTTGCAAACAGTCCGCACCAGCACACGGCGACGGCGATCAGCGACTGCCGAATCCTGCTGGTCGATTCTGAAACGATGCGGAATCACCTGCAAGCGCATGCGGAATCCTGCTTGTTCACGATCCAGCAGTTAGGAGCGGAATTGCTCGATTTGTCGGCGAACACAATCCTGCCGCTTCGGCTACAACCGAGATATCCCAAACATTAA